In the Solanum pennellii chromosome 5, SPENNV200 genome, one interval contains:
- the LOC107019884 gene encoding vignain-like, with protein MEAGKKIFLISLSLAMIFGLVNSLEFTEKDIASEENLWDLYQKWRSHHTVSRDLTEKQQRFNVFKANVMHIHNVNKMDRPYKLKLNKFADMTNHEFRNFYSSKIKHFRMLHGPRPTTGFMHDKADNLPASVDWRKKGAVTGVKDQGKCGSCWAFSTIVGVEGINKIKTGKLVSLSEQELVDCEKDNEGCNGGLMENAYEFIKKNGGITTERIYPYKASDSRCDSLKRNSPVVNIDGHEMVPEKDEDALMKAVANQPISVAIDASGSDLQFYSEGVFNGNCGTELDHGVAVVGYGSTHDGTKYWIVKNSWGTEWGEQGYFRMQRGIDAEEGLCGITMEASYPVKLSPDNPKPAPSKDEL; from the exons ATGGAGGCAGGGAAgaagattttcttgatttcgCTTTCGTTGGCTATGATATTTGGTCTAGTTAATAGTTTGGAGTTCACTGAAAAAGATATTGCATCTGAAGAAAACTTATGGGATTTGTACCAGAAATGGAGGAGCCATCACACTGTTTCTCGAGACCTAACCGAGAAACAACAACGTTTCAATGTGTTCAAGGCGAATGTGATGCATATTCATAATGTCAACAAGATGGACAGACCTTATAAGTTGAAACTCAACAAATTTGCTGATATGACAAACCATGAATTCAGAAATTTTTATAGCTCTAAGATAAAACACTTCAGAATGCTTCATGGTCCCCGCCCTACTACCGGATTTATGCACGACAAGGCTGATAATCTCCCAGCATCCGTTGATTGGAGAAAGAAAGGAGCTGTTACTGGTGTAAAGGATCAAGGAAAATGCG GTAGCTGTTGGGCGTTCTCTACGATAGTTGGAGTTGAGGGAATAAACAAAATCAAGACAGGTAAATTAGTTTCACTGTCTGAACAAGAGCTTGTTGATTGTGAAAAGGATAACGAAGGATGCAACGGAGGACTAATGGAAAATGCatatgaattcatcaagaaaaatGGAGGAATTACGACTGAGAGGATATATCCTTACAAAGCCAGTGATAGTCGTTGTGATTCTTTAAAG AGGAATTCCCCCGTGGTTAATATCGATGGACATGAAATGGTACCTGAAAAAGATGAGGATGCTTTGATGAAAGCTGTTGCTAACCAACCAATATCTGTTGCTATTGATGCTAGTGGTTCCGATCTGCAATTTTACTCTGAG GGAGTGTTCAATGGAAATTGTGGCACAGAGCTAGACCATGGGGTAGCAGTTGTGGGCTATGGATCAACTCATGATGGGACAAAGTACTGGATAGTGAAGAACTCCTGGGGGACTGAATGGGGTGAACAAGGTTATTTTCGAATGCAACGAGGCATCGATGCTGAAGAGGGACTCTGTGGGATAACCATGGAGGCTTCATATCCAGTCAAGTTATCTCCAGACAATCCCAAACCAGCACCCTCTAAGGATGAACTCTAG